Part of the Aquicella lusitana genome is shown below.
ACTTGTCAATTAATCCCTGCTGCACACCGAGGTTGATGATTTCGCTTTCGCGAGAAATGCCTTCATTGTAAAGGATGTCAAATTCAGCCTGTTTGAATGGAGGGGCCACTTTGTTTTTGACCACCTTGACGCGTGTTTCGCTGCCTTTGATTTCATCGCCTTCCTTCACGTTGCCAATGCGGCGAATATCAAGACGTACTGAAGCGTAAAATTTCAGTGCATTGCCGCCTGTTGTTGTTTCAGGATTGCCAAACATGACGCCAATTTTCATGCGAATCTGGTTAATGAAAATGACCAAGGTGTTAGAGCGTTTGATATTGGCGGTTAATTTACGCAGTGCCTGTGACATGAGACGTGCCTGCAGCCCCATGTGCTGGTCGCCCATTTCACCCTCAATTTCTGCTTTGGGCGTGAGGGCGGCAACAGAGTCGATAATAATCACATCGATGGCACTTGAGCGTACCAGCATGTCGGCAATTTCAAGTGCCTGCTCTCCTGTATCCGGCTGCGAGATCAGGAGGTCGTCTACATTTACGCCCAGCCGCCTGGCATATCCCGGATCCAGTGCGTGTTCTGCGTCAATAAATGCGGCTGTGCCGCCTTTTTTCTGACACTCGGCGATAACCTGCAGCGTAAGGGTGGTTTTACCGGAAGATTCCGGACCATAAATTTCAACGATACGGCCTTTGGGCAGGCCACCGATGCCCAATGCGATATCGAGCGAGAGTGACCCGGTAGAAATGGCTTCAATGTCGGGTACGTCAGTGGCGTTATCGCCCAGACGCATGACAGAACCCTTGCCAAATTGGCGCTCAATTTGACTCAGCGCAGCGGCGAGGGCTTTTTTCTTGTTGTCTTCCATAAGTTGATCCTTATTGTTAGTTTCAGTTAAATGATGATGACCGGCACGGCAATTGCTCAACATCTATCCAGTGGGACACTGTCACAGATTTTCTAAAGATTACCTGAATGAGACTGGCTTGAGAATGGGTGTTTTGAGAAGGCGTAGTCACGCCGCAGAATTTTTATTATTTAGAAGGTAACGGTTAATGTCAATCACTCACTCGCTAAATAAGATAACCCTGTCAAGCTTAAGGCTCTCTTAAGATTTTATGGCGTAGAATGGCAATCCCTCCTGTGCCCAAAACTTATTAAAAAGAAGGGGAAAGTGGAAGCCGAAGGTGAGCAAAAATAAATTAATTTTTAAATAAAGTAGGGAGATGCACAATGTCAACCGCAAGACAAAGCGTAATAATCGAAGAAATTACCGAAGAAGATCAAACTCAAACCAAAGAGAATAATAAAACAACCGAGTCTACAAAAGACCCCGTAATTGAAATGCCGCCTGACCAGGAAGATGATGTTGAGTTACAGGCGCCATCCAATACAAGCGAAAACAAGCCGGGGAAATTACAAGTTGTTTCCCAATACGCTTTCAGAGTCGTGGGCGGATATGCACCCGCCGTATTTTTCGGGGCACATGTATTTCCACCGATTCCCGTTCCTTTTAGCACCACGATGGGTTTTGTCGGCATTGCGATGAATGATCGCGTGGGCAGTGCTTTGGGCTATATGGTGAAGGCGGATACAGCGGAGATGGCTGAATTTTTCAGATCATCCGGTCATGGTTATATTGCGTTGGGAGTGGCGGCTGAATTTGCCAAGGGTGCGGGAAAATTCGGTTTAACAGCCATACCTCCACTGATTATGGGGTATGCGGTGGGCCAGTGGACCATTCTGTATCAATTGGAGAATGTGCCCGTTACTAGCTTTATCATGCAAAATCCGTTGCTGGAAGGCTTCATCTACGGCACAGGTGGTTTTGCTATCCAGCAGCTTGGCATGAAGGTATGGGAATGTTGTGTTCCTCCAAAAACAGCTGAGGCAAATGCACATCCGCAAAATCACTTGATCCAGACCGCATTTGGTTATGGGCTGCGTTACATGGGCGGATTTACCCTGGCAGAAACGGCACGCGAAGCGATGATTTATTATGGATTGCCCGGGTTGGCTAATAATCCGCTTATGCCTGCCACGGCTTTTGTAGCAGACCAGCTCATGCAGGGCTGGGAGTTCATGAACTCGACCAGGAAACTGGGATCTGACGAGGCAGAAAAAGCGAAAGAAGGCTATCAAGTGGTTCCCCAGACCATCGAAGAAGGCAAGGCGTTGGATATGGGAACCTCATCTACAGGAAAAACGGTGGCCAAAATTGGGCTGCGCACGACTCTTGCTATCGGATTTATAGTAGCAACGGATTATGGCGTACATAAACTGCGTGGTTATTTGGATCCCGACTATGAAAAAAGCACGCCCTCTACACTGGAACGCTTGGGTTTCTATGCGTTGAATGTGGCTGCAGGCTGGACGGTGGTGGCTGCTGCCAAAAATGCGCAATCCATTTATAAGGCTGGCCAGACGATGTTCCAACGTTGCGCTAATGCGGTGGCTTCTTCATCTGTCTCAATCCAGGTAGAAAATCAGGTAGAAAGGCAGGTAGAAAAGCAGAAGCTGATGAGTCTGCGTAGCACAATGTAACTTGCGAGAATGGCAAAAGGAGGCATGAAATATATGCCTCCTTTCATTCAATTAGTTCCAGCAATTTTTTTAATGCCGTCTCAATGGTTTTTTGCCGGATTGCTTCACGATCGCCGGAAAACAGTTGCTTTTCTGCATAAACAAAAGCCTCACGCTTTGCCCAGGCAATCCATACGGTACCCACTGGTTTGTCTCTAGAGCCTCCGCTCGGCCCGGCAATGCCGGTAACGGCAATACTCATATCGCCATGGCTATGTTGCAGCGCTCCTTGCGCCATCTCTCGTGCAGTTTGTTCACTAACCGCGCCAAAATTTTCAATCGTCTGCGGGTTGATGCCCAGTAGCTCCATTTTGGAAATATCGCTGTAGGTTACAAAACCGCGTTCAAACCAGTCTGAGCTGCCGGGAATATGTGTGATCCAATAGCTTATTCCTCCTCCCGTGCAGGATTCGGCCGTGACAAGCATCAGGCCCTGTTTTTTAAGCGCCAGGCCGGTTTCTTCAGCCAGTTTTTCAATGCTTGCTGTCATGTATTCATCCTGATGTTAAATAAACCAAGATAACTGTAGGGTGGCACAGACT
Proteins encoded:
- the recA gene encoding recombinase RecA, with product MEDNKKKALAAALSQIERQFGKGSVMRLGDNATDVPDIEAISTGSLSLDIALGIGGLPKGRIVEIYGPESSGKTTLTLQVIAECQKKGGTAAFIDAEHALDPGYARRLGVNVDDLLISQPDTGEQALEIADMLVRSSAIDVIIIDSVAALTPKAEIEGEMGDQHMGLQARLMSQALRKLTANIKRSNTLVIFINQIRMKIGVMFGNPETTTGGNALKFYASVRLDIRRIGNVKEGDEIKGSETRVKVVKNKVAPPFKQAEFDILYNEGISRESEIINLGVQQGLIDKSGAWFSYNGQRIGQGKENARQFLKEHTAIAHEIETKLRELMINLHATLVRSEKEDEIEESVA
- a CDS encoding CinA family protein translates to MTASIEKLAEETGLALKKQGLMLVTAESCTGGGISYWITHIPGSSDWFERGFVTYSDISKMELLGINPQTIENFGAVSEQTAREMAQGALQHSHGDMSIAVTGIAGPSGGSRDKPVGTVWIAWAKREAFVYAEKQLFSGDREAIRQKTIETALKKLLELIE